From the genome of Fimbriimonadaceae bacterium, one region includes:
- the ppk1 gene encoding polyphosphate kinase 1, whose protein sequence is MPEPKKSPFADRYVNREYSWLKFNERVLEEAANERNPLLERLKFLAIFESNLDEFYMVRVSGLIEQFESGIIEATPDGFTPSEQLDLISREARPLRAKAGKLFESTLRPQLIEAGIEILDYSRLTDGQKKSLRTTFRQDIFPLCTPLLLHPAPSLPFISNRSLNLAVLLEDGEGAQKLARVKIPTVMPRAIRLNKRRHEYVLMEDIIRENLHFLFPGVKILGAHMFRVIRDADVEIRLLEAEDLIETIEESLRRRRFGDPVLLEAATGMPKSVRKTLMKLLCLEESDVFDVDGLIGLDVLWEFTGIDKAALHFPNHVPYLPDAINDERKLLKTLQTTDILLHHPYDSFRPVQQFVNAASTDKSVIGIKQTLYRVGSESPIVEALLDAAEEGKQVAAMVELKARFDESNNLVWARALERGGAHVSYGFPELKTHSKLCLIVRREPDGIRSYVHVGTGNYNPSTARLYTDLGLFTSDEEITQDVVELFNFLTGFSKQTNYRKLLVAPFGLRQAILNKIHREIDLHRKHGGGRLIFKQNAVVDGEIIDALYDASQAGVQVDLICRGICCLRPGVTGLSENIRVISIVGRFLEHSRILYFANGGTPEAFIGSADLMRRNLDRRVEVLTPVQNPDFVAHLRDGILEVCLKDNCQAWELKSDGKYVRRQPRTSEGRFSAQEYLMANPTTKILIG, encoded by the coding sequence ATGCCAGAACCGAAGAAATCACCATTTGCAGATCGCTATGTCAACCGTGAATACAGTTGGCTAAAGTTCAACGAGCGCGTCCTAGAGGAGGCGGCTAACGAGCGCAACCCTCTTCTCGAAAGGCTGAAGTTTCTCGCCATTTTCGAATCGAACCTCGATGAGTTTTACATGGTTCGCGTTTCGGGCCTCATCGAGCAGTTCGAAAGTGGGATCATCGAAGCGACACCAGATGGCTTTACACCCAGCGAGCAACTTGACCTTATCTCACGCGAAGCGCGACCTTTAAGGGCGAAGGCAGGCAAACTCTTTGAATCGACGCTCCGACCGCAGTTGATTGAAGCAGGGATTGAAATCCTCGACTACAGCCGTCTGACGGATGGGCAAAAGAAGTCCCTACGCACAACCTTTCGGCAGGACATTTTCCCACTCTGCACGCCGTTGCTTCTTCACCCGGCCCCGTCTCTCCCGTTTATCTCGAACCGAAGTCTGAACTTGGCGGTCTTGCTTGAGGATGGTGAAGGAGCGCAAAAGCTCGCCCGCGTAAAAATCCCAACGGTGATGCCAAGGGCAATCCGGTTAAACAAGCGTCGGCATGAATACGTCCTGATGGAGGACATTATTCGCGAGAATCTGCACTTCCTTTTTCCGGGTGTGAAGATTCTTGGGGCTCATATGTTTCGAGTCATCCGCGATGCTGACGTGGAGATTCGGCTACTTGAGGCTGAAGACCTGATCGAAACCATTGAGGAGAGTTTGAGACGCCGACGCTTCGGCGATCCTGTGCTGCTTGAAGCGGCGACGGGGATGCCGAAATCGGTGCGCAAAACTCTGATGAAGCTGTTGTGCTTGGAAGAGTCAGATGTCTTTGACGTGGACGGGCTCATCGGGCTCGACGTTCTTTGGGAGTTCACGGGCATCGATAAGGCGGCGCTGCACTTTCCCAACCATGTGCCGTATCTGCCAGATGCGATCAATGACGAACGAAAGCTGCTCAAGACTCTTCAGACAACCGATATTCTCCTTCACCACCCTTACGACAGTTTTCGTCCAGTTCAGCAATTTGTTAATGCAGCCTCGACGGACAAGAGCGTGATCGGGATTAAGCAGACGCTTTATCGAGTCGGCAGCGAATCGCCTATCGTTGAGGCTCTGCTAGATGCCGCGGAAGAGGGCAAGCAAGTCGCAGCGATGGTTGAGCTTAAGGCCCGCTTCGACGAAAGCAACAACCTTGTATGGGCGCGTGCCTTAGAGCGTGGCGGTGCCCACGTGAGCTATGGCTTCCCCGAACTCAAGACTCACTCCAAGCTTTGCTTGATCGTGCGCCGGGAGCCGGATGGCATACGAAGCTATGTCCACGTTGGGACGGGCAACTACAACCCCTCTACGGCGAGGCTGTACACAGACCTTGGCCTGTTCACGTCGGACGAGGAGATCACCCAGGACGTCGTTGAGCTTTTTAATTTCTTGACTGGCTTTTCAAAACAGACCAACTACCGAAAGCTCCTGGTCGCACCGTTTGGTTTGCGGCAAGCTATCCTCAACAAGATTCACCGCGAGATAGACCTGCACCGCAAGCACGGGGGCGGGCGACTCATCTTCAAACAAAACGCTGTAGTCGATGGGGAGATTATCGACGCCCTCTACGACGCCAGCCAAGCAGGCGTGCAGGTTGATCTGATCTGTCGGGGCATCTGCTGCTTGCGCCCTGGAGTGACGGGGCTGAGTGAGAATATCCGGGTGATCTCAATCGTTGGGAGATTTCTAGAACACAGCCGAATACTGTATTTTGCGAACGGCGGGACTCCAGAAGCCTTCATCGGCAGCGCCGATCTTATGCGCCGTAACCTGGACCGTCGTGTAGAGGTCCTGACCCCAGTCCAAAATCCTGACTTTGTGGCGCATCTGCGCGATGGAATCTTGGAGGTGTGCTTGAAGGACAACTGTCAGGCATGGGAACTCAAGTCGGACGGAAAATACGTACGGCGCCAGCCGCGCACCAGCGAGGGAAGATTCTCGGCGCAAGAGTATTTGATGGCGAATCCGACGACAAAGATTCTAATCGGCTAG
- a CDS encoding HD domain-containing protein encodes MSESAFPHLHRALRFALEAHMGQDRDGENPLPYITHPFEVVNTLRYIGNVTNQEILCAAALHDLLEETSATREGILAAFGTEVLNLVQEVTRHEPSTADIQGLSKDEIWVLRTRIFMDEIRKMSERAWLIKLGDRYSNLGNAFYTRTPEKLERYVWQSMMILEIIPKRTNAALWQGIQEMIDRLPVSEKTRRRLAL; translated from the coding sequence ATGTCGGAGAGTGCGTTCCCCCATTTGCATCGGGCCCTGCGATTTGCTCTTGAAGCCCACATGGGGCAAGATCGCGACGGCGAGAACCCTCTGCCGTACATCACTCATCCATTTGAGGTCGTGAATACGCTGCGATACATCGGCAACGTCACCAACCAGGAGATTCTATGCGCAGCAGCTCTGCACGACCTTCTGGAGGAGACTTCTGCCACTCGCGAGGGCATCCTTGCTGCCTTTGGAACGGAGGTCTTGAACCTTGTTCAAGAAGTCACTCGACATGAGCCCTCAACCGCCGACATTCAAGGCTTGAGCAAGGATGAGATTTGGGTCTTGCGAACTCGCATTTTCATGGATGAGATTCGTAAGATGAGCGAGCGTGCATGGCTTATTAAGCTCGGCGACCGGTATTCCAACCTCGGTAACGCCTTTTATACGCGTACACCCGAAAAGCTGGAACGCTATGTGTGGCAAAGCATGATGATTTTGGAGATCATTCCCAAGAGAACAAACGCTGCGCTTTGGCAGGGCATTCAGGAGATGATTGACCGATTGCCCGTTTCAGAGAAGACACGGCGTCGATTGGCCCTCTAG
- the sufC gene encoding Fe-S cluster assembly ATPase SufC, producing the protein MLQITNLHAKVEDKDILKGLNLTVKAGEVHAIMGPNGSGKSTLANVLAGRSDYEVTEGQVEFDGKDLLELEPDERACEGLFMAFQYPVEIPGVSNVYFLRQALNSIRKYRGEQEINAVDFLKYVREKAKELHLDPTMLNRSINEGFSGGEKKRNEIFQMAVLEPKLCLLDETDSGLDIDALRVVSDGVNALRGPERGIVVVTHYQRLLNYIVPDFVHILMGGQIVRSGGKELALELEEKGYGWIEEELAAAR; encoded by the coding sequence ATGCTTCAAATTACCAATCTGCACGCCAAGGTCGAAGACAAAGACATCCTGAAAGGCCTCAATCTAACCGTCAAAGCCGGTGAGGTACACGCTATCATGGGCCCGAACGGATCGGGCAAGAGCACACTCGCAAACGTACTCGCCGGACGTAGCGACTATGAGGTGACCGAAGGGCAAGTTGAGTTCGACGGAAAGGACCTCCTTGAACTAGAACCAGATGAGCGCGCATGCGAAGGTCTCTTTATGGCTTTCCAGTACCCGGTTGAGATTCCCGGCGTCAGCAACGTCTACTTCCTCCGACAAGCGTTGAACTCAATCCGAAAGTATCGCGGCGAGCAAGAGATCAATGCCGTGGACTTCCTGAAGTACGTTCGTGAAAAGGCGAAGGAGCTGCACCTCGATCCGACCATGCTGAATCGGTCGATCAACGAAGGCTTCTCCGGCGGCGAGAAGAAGCGCAACGAAATCTTCCAGATGGCTGTGCTTGAGCCCAAGCTTTGCCTGCTCGATGAGACCGATTCCGGCTTGGATATCGACGCCCTTCGAGTGGTCTCCGATGGCGTGAACGCATTGCGCGGACCCGAGCGGGGGATCGTGGTCGTCACTCACTACCAACGGCTTCTAAACTACATCGTCCCCGACTTTGTGCATATCCTGATGGGCGGTCAAATCGTCCGGTCGGGAGGGAAGGAACTCGCTCTCGAACTCGAAGAGAAGGGCTACGGTTGGATTGAGGAGGAGCTCGCCGCCGCGCGCTAA
- the sufD gene encoding Fe-S cluster assembly protein SufD translates to MEGHFEALSTELEKVAPSLFELRKKAFEEFTAVGLPTRKDEEFKYTPFREVSELSFGVAYKANVTRQELGEHTIATSICCPLVFVNGVYAPELSEPLELPSGVIACSLKEALASNPELVLSQLGKIADLDGKLGSTNDERFARLNDALWLDGAFVYVPKSVALENPIHILFVNKADAGVFVAHPRVLVIAEENAQVNVVETYLGLDGVYMTNAVSEVVVGKSALVEHTRIQEESEKAFHIGTVAAHQEANSTYTSTNVQFGGHIGRCDINLWLNGEHTESWLNGTYVGNGEQILDNHTRIDHAQPNSHSFEVYKGILSDKATGVFNGKIFVYEDAQKTDAKQTNQALLLSKEAQINTKPQLEIFADDVKCTHGATIGQLREDAMFYLRARGISQTDARNMLVYAFAAEVLEKITVDTVREILEQELYEKLGA, encoded by the coding sequence TTGGAAGGACACTTCGAGGCGCTTTCGACCGAACTTGAAAAAGTGGCTCCCAGCCTCTTTGAACTGAGGAAGAAAGCATTCGAAGAGTTCACCGCCGTTGGCCTGCCCACGCGCAAAGATGAAGAGTTTAAGTACACACCCTTCCGTGAAGTATCGGAACTGAGCTTTGGTGTGGCTTATAAAGCGAACGTCACACGCCAGGAGCTTGGCGAACATACAATCGCGACCAGTATCTGTTGTCCGCTTGTGTTCGTGAACGGGGTCTACGCCCCAGAACTATCCGAGCCCCTGGAGCTTCCTAGCGGCGTCATTGCCTGCTCACTCAAGGAAGCGCTGGCATCAAACCCAGAACTGGTGCTCAGCCAACTTGGCAAGATCGCCGATCTTGACGGCAAGCTTGGCTCCACAAACGACGAGCGATTTGCCCGATTGAACGACGCCCTCTGGCTCGATGGCGCATTCGTCTACGTTCCAAAAAGTGTTGCCCTCGAAAACCCAATCCACATCCTCTTTGTGAACAAGGCTGACGCGGGCGTTTTCGTCGCGCATCCGAGAGTACTCGTCATCGCCGAGGAGAACGCTCAGGTCAATGTCGTCGAAACTTACTTAGGACTGGACGGCGTTTACATGACGAATGCGGTTTCCGAGGTCGTCGTCGGAAAGAGCGCTCTCGTGGAGCACACTCGAATTCAGGAAGAGAGCGAAAAGGCATTCCACATCGGCACTGTTGCTGCTCATCAGGAAGCCAACTCCACCTACACCTCAACAAACGTCCAGTTCGGTGGTCACATCGGACGGTGCGACATTAACCTTTGGTTGAACGGTGAGCACACTGAGTCTTGGCTCAACGGAACTTATGTAGGCAACGGAGAGCAGATCTTGGACAACCACACCCGGATCGACCATGCCCAGCCGAATAGCCACTCTTTCGAGGTTTATAAGGGCATTCTTTCGGACAAGGCGACCGGTGTTTTCAACGGCAAAATCTTCGTTTACGAAGATGCTCAAAAAACGGACGCGAAGCAGACGAATCAGGCTCTGCTCCTCTCCAAAGAGGCTCAAATCAATACCAAGCCACAGCTTGAGATCTTCGCCGATGACGTGAAGTGTACGCACGGCGCTACGATTGGGCAGTTGCGCGAAGACGCGATGTTCTATCTGCGAGCTCGTGGAATCTCTCAGACTGATGCGCGAAATATGCTCGTTTATGCTTTCGCCGCCGAAGTGCTTGAGAAGATCACGGTTGATACCGTGCGCGAGATTCTTGAGCAAGAGCTGTACGAAAAGCTAGGGGCATAG
- the uvrB gene encoding excinuclease ABC subunit UvrB: protein MIVKYDSPFQLSGDFEPKGDQGTAIEGLLDGLGSGYRFQTLLGATGTGKTYTMASVIAQAQRPALVMAHNKTLAAQLCQEFRAFFPENAVQYFVSYYDYYQPEAYVPQSDTYIEKDSSVNEEIDRLRHAATQALLERRDVVIVASVSCIYGLGSPDVYAESVITFEKGQPIALDEVLQKLIHMQFTRNDIVLDRGTFRVRGDTLEIQPKDEEIVTRIEFFGDTVERIRLFDPLTVEVLDEPNRVSIFPATHYVTPWEKMDEIIVLIEQEAADRVKSFIAEGKLLEAQRLQQRVAFDIEMMREVGYCSGIENYSRYFDGREPGTPPYTLLDFLPKDAIVFMDESHQTIPQVRAMYNGDKQRKSVLVDYGFRLPSALDNRPLKFEEFLERVPQVIFVSATPGPFEAEQQAQVVQQIIRPTYVVDPEVEIRPTNRQIDDLIHEIQIRVEKKERTLVTTLTKKMAEDLTGYLQDLGVKVNYIHSNVHSLERPEILRDLRLGVYDVVVGVNLLREGLDLPEVTLVAILDADKEGFLRSETSLIQTIGRAARNVGGTVILYADNITGSMRRAIDVTNSRREVQLEYNRTHGTSPTTVKKEVRETIRAYGEDAVAEISGQYTDSVNEQIGMDGAPVRLEDIPMLVDNLEKQMKAYAKAMEFEKAAEVRDEIVGLRSFLGASSGRIGQGKRKRPMGSRR from the coding sequence ATGATCGTTAAGTACGACTCACCGTTTCAGCTATCGGGGGACTTTGAACCAAAGGGAGATCAAGGAACCGCTATCGAGGGGTTGCTTGACGGCTTAGGATCAGGCTACCGCTTCCAGACGTTGCTCGGCGCGACGGGAACCGGTAAGACCTACACGATGGCGAGCGTGATCGCTCAGGCTCAGAGACCGGCTTTGGTGATGGCTCACAACAAAACTCTCGCCGCTCAACTTTGCCAAGAGTTTCGAGCGTTCTTTCCCGAAAACGCAGTCCAGTATTTCGTTAGCTATTACGACTATTACCAGCCGGAGGCTTACGTACCACAGTCGGACACCTACATCGAGAAAGACTCCAGCGTCAATGAGGAGATCGACCGACTGCGACACGCCGCCACACAGGCCCTCCTTGAGCGTCGTGACGTCGTCATCGTCGCTTCGGTGAGCTGTATTTATGGCCTTGGTTCACCGGATGTCTATGCGGAATCGGTAATCACCTTCGAGAAGGGACAACCGATCGCGCTGGATGAAGTCTTGCAGAAGCTGATTCATATGCAGTTCACTCGCAACGACATCGTGCTGGACCGGGGCACTTTTCGAGTTCGTGGCGATACGCTTGAGATTCAGCCTAAGGACGAAGAGATCGTCACTCGGATTGAGTTTTTCGGAGACACTGTTGAGCGAATACGACTGTTCGATCCACTCACGGTAGAGGTTCTGGATGAACCTAACCGAGTCAGCATTTTCCCTGCGACACATTACGTGACTCCGTGGGAGAAGATGGATGAGATTATTGTGCTCATCGAGCAGGAGGCTGCCGATCGAGTAAAGAGCTTTATCGCCGAAGGCAAACTTCTCGAAGCGCAAAGGCTTCAGCAACGCGTTGCTTTTGACATCGAGATGATGCGCGAAGTCGGCTATTGCAGCGGCATCGAAAACTATTCGCGATACTTCGATGGTCGAGAGCCGGGGACGCCGCCTTACACCTTGCTCGACTTCTTACCCAAGGATGCAATCGTCTTTATGGACGAATCGCACCAGACGATCCCGCAAGTTCGCGCGATGTACAACGGTGACAAGCAGCGGAAGTCGGTATTGGTGGACTATGGGTTCCGCCTCCCAAGCGCCTTAGACAACCGCCCGTTGAAGTTTGAGGAGTTCTTGGAGCGTGTGCCTCAGGTGATCTTTGTGAGCGCGACTCCCGGCCCGTTTGAAGCTGAGCAACAGGCTCAAGTCGTCCAGCAAATTATCAGGCCGACTTATGTTGTGGACCCAGAGGTTGAGATTCGGCCCACCAACCGCCAGATCGACGACCTCATCCACGAAATCCAGATTCGGGTTGAGAAGAAGGAACGAACACTGGTTACAACTCTCACGAAGAAGATGGCAGAGGACCTCACCGGGTATCTACAAGACCTCGGTGTGAAGGTGAACTATATCCACTCCAATGTTCACTCGCTGGAGCGACCTGAAATTCTGCGCGATCTCCGGCTTGGAGTTTACGATGTCGTCGTCGGCGTGAACCTCCTTCGTGAAGGATTGGACCTTCCCGAAGTCACTCTTGTCGCGATCCTCGACGCCGACAAGGAAGGTTTCCTGCGCTCGGAAACGTCTTTGATCCAGACCATCGGGCGCGCGGCGAGAAACGTTGGGGGCACGGTTATTCTTTACGCCGACAACATCACTGGCTCGATGCGTCGGGCGATCGATGTCACGAACAGTCGCCGAGAAGTTCAGCTTGAATACAACAGAACGCACGGAACTTCGCCGACGACGGTCAAGAAGGAGGTCCGTGAAACGATCCGGGCCTACGGTGAAGATGCTGTCGCCGAGATTTCTGGACAGTACACCGACAGTGTGAACGAACAGATTGGGATGGACGGCGCTCCTGTTCGGCTGGAAGACATTCCGATGCTTGTCGATAACCTTGAGAAACAGATGAAGGCTTACGCCAAAGCGATGGAGTTTGAGAAGGCTGCCGAGGTCCGGGATGAGATCGTTGGGCTCCGATCATTCTTAGGCGCTTCATCCGGCAGGATTGGTCAAGGCAAGCGAAAGCGACCGATGGGCAGCCGTCGCTGA
- a CDS encoding PEP-CTERM sorting domain-containing protein — protein MKNLRVLSASTFVLAMSAVSSAAISFSNVSVTDNQGNSLVAGHSVNTGPYDIDFLFPNAFVGDPSIWTSASITVMFEADSGPNEEMWSVNFSVLGAVSGSGLIAATEQVDDLVNPGVIGSFSTNTNTTPLPISEFITFSRSSTRVKVTKTFRLDAPPTGDFDLAQISLVQQKFNTNPVPEPASMAILGVGALALVTRRRKKA, from the coding sequence GTGAAAAACCTGCGCGTTTTATCGGCAAGCACGTTTGTTCTGGCAATGTCGGCAGTGAGTTCGGCCGCCATTTCATTCTCAAACGTCTCGGTCACGGATAACCAAGGCAACAGCCTCGTTGCTGGTCACTCAGTGAACACCGGCCCCTACGACATTGACTTCCTCTTTCCGAATGCTTTTGTCGGGGACCCTTCAATCTGGACATCTGCGTCGATCACGGTGATGTTTGAGGCCGATTCCGGACCGAACGAAGAGATGTGGTCGGTTAACTTCAGCGTCCTTGGCGCTGTTTCAGGCTCTGGCTTAATCGCTGCTACCGAGCAGGTTGACGATCTCGTAAACCCAGGCGTGATTGGCAGTTTCTCAACAAACACAAATACAACTCCACTGCCCATCTCAGAATTCATCACCTTTAGCCGGTCGAGCACGCGCGTGAAGGTCACGAAGACTTTCCGACTTGATGCGCCGCCAACTGGCGATTTTGATCTGGCACAGATTAGCTTGGTTCAACAGAAGTTCAACACGAATCCTGTTCCCGAACCAGCTTCGATGGCTATTCTTGGAGTCGGCGCATTGGCCCTGGTTACAAGAAGGCGAAAAAAGGCGTAA
- a CDS encoding PEP-CTERM sorting domain-containing protein: MIAAAAASGAHAITFFNVNVSGSLAPGNTVNIFPDNIDFLWSPPASVGDPVAPVRFGNIIITYEATNATPMNQMVLSLLGALSGKGTIIVNEVIEDAGPGGGTLASGGATLTAGNWLPPSYTQTFNFSRAVTHVKVKKTFTLIAEDSTDPQILDLASISLIQQKINVVPEPGTMAALGLGAVALITRRRKKK; the protein is encoded by the coding sequence GTGATTGCGGCAGCGGCAGCTTCGGGTGCCCATGCGATTACGTTTTTTAACGTGAATGTCTCTGGGAGTCTTGCTCCAGGGAACACGGTCAACATCTTTCCAGACAACATCGACTTTCTGTGGAGTCCGCCTGCTTCGGTTGGCGACCCTGTAGCGCCGGTTCGGTTTGGGAATATCATCATCACTTACGAAGCAACCAACGCCACGCCAATGAACCAGATGGTTCTTAGCTTGCTTGGTGCGCTTTCCGGCAAGGGCACGATCATCGTCAACGAGGTAATTGAGGATGCTGGTCCCGGCGGTGGGACCTTGGCAAGCGGCGGGGCAACCCTGACGGCTGGCAACTGGCTTCCCCCTTCGTATACGCAGACGTTTAACTTTAGCCGGGCGGTCACTCATGTCAAGGTCAAGAAGACCTTCACGCTGATCGCGGAAGACAGCACGGATCCGCAAATCCTCGACTTAGCGTCGATAAGCCTGATCCAGCAGAAAATTAACGTCGTTCCCGAACCTGGAACAATGGCGGCGCTCGGCCTTGGCGCAGTAGCGCTCATCACCCGACGTCGAAAGAAGAAGTAA
- a CDS encoding biotin-dependent carboxyltransferase family protein, producing the protein MSLRVFSISGAATLQGERRFGRRHFGVPYGGPWDRESHLLANALLGNSLSELALELPMYGGVFIAEETIRVALVGGNGPVSVNGTTASSNSTFTLHKGDRLEIDAYSEGSIAYLAASGGWSGDPAANVKRNDILVSNERTVQGNATAQHLSRPPQSLATGKIRATHGPQFDTGLWTEDPMSVLAERNRVGTRLSGKPSIGFQEITSEPACIGAIQVTPKGEWIVIGPDGPTIGGYPKVGVVIEADLARVSQLRENQSLSFQLLTAEEALLESERQQNETNSLASLIRTSAQRP; encoded by the coding sequence TTGAGTCTACGCGTTTTCTCAATCTCGGGTGCCGCGACTCTCCAGGGAGAACGCAGGTTTGGCAGACGACACTTTGGTGTACCTTACGGGGGACCTTGGGACAGGGAATCTCACCTGCTCGCCAACGCTCTACTTGGGAACTCACTTTCCGAATTAGCCTTGGAGCTGCCTATGTATGGCGGCGTCTTCATTGCCGAAGAGACGATTAGGGTCGCCTTGGTGGGTGGAAATGGTCCGGTCTCTGTGAATGGAACCACGGCAAGTTCAAACAGCACCTTCACGCTGCACAAAGGGGATCGTCTGGAGATTGATGCTTACTCTGAGGGGTCGATCGCTTATCTTGCTGCGAGCGGGGGCTGGAGTGGAGACCCGGCCGCCAATGTCAAACGAAACGATATCCTTGTCTCGAATGAGAGGACTGTTCAGGGGAACGCGACTGCCCAGCACTTGAGCCGTCCCCCACAGAGTCTTGCGACAGGCAAAATCCGTGCTACTCACGGACCTCAGTTTGACACTGGTCTTTGGACAGAGGACCCCATGTCCGTACTCGCCGAACGAAATCGAGTCGGAACTCGGCTGAGCGGCAAGCCAAGCATAGGCTTTCAGGAGATTACGAGCGAACCCGCCTGTATTGGTGCGATTCAGGTCACGCCCAAGGGTGAGTGGATCGTCATTGGTCCTGATGGCCCGACTATCGGTGGCTACCCAAAAGTGGGGGTAGTCATTGAGGCCGACCTTGCCCGAGTTTCTCAGCTAAGGGAGAACCAAAGCCTATCGTTTCAGCTTTTGACAGCTGAAGAGGCATTGCTTGAGTCTGAACGACAGCAAAACGAGACGAACTCGCTGGCTTCCCTCATCCGGACGTCCGCTCAACGACCTTGA
- a CDS encoding LamB/YcsF family protein — protein sequence MKRVDLNVDIAEGFPNDDALLSIVSSANVCCGEHAGLWDLTSATVAQCRTLGIRVGIHPGFPDREGMGRRNPSDDLLGPWAESLQEQVARFVAELGADYIKPHGAWYNLMTTPAGNPSGDWARRVALEIALEYRLPIMMLAGSEFASELRQQGVAVITEGFADRGYTAAGTLIPRTQPGAVLTDHEAVVRQALDLASRVNSICLHGDTEGCVDFAQRIRTALESGGWEIRA from the coding sequence GTGAAGCGGGTTGATCTTAACGTCGATATTGCGGAGGGATTTCCTAACGATGATGCGTTACTCAGCATCGTCAGTTCCGCAAACGTTTGTTGTGGAGAACACGCCGGCTTATGGGATCTGACCTCGGCAACCGTTGCACAGTGTCGAACCTTGGGGATTCGGGTAGGCATCCATCCCGGGTTTCCAGATCGAGAAGGGATGGGGCGACGAAACCCATCCGACGACTTGCTGGGGCCTTGGGCAGAGAGCCTGCAAGAGCAGGTAGCCCGATTTGTCGCTGAGTTAGGGGCTGACTACATCAAGCCTCATGGCGCTTGGTACAACTTAATGACCACTCCCGCTGGAAACCCATCTGGAGATTGGGCTCGGAGGGTCGCGCTTGAAATCGCCCTTGAGTATCGTCTGCCGATCATGATGTTGGCTGGGTCTGAGTTTGCTTCTGAGCTGCGACAGCAGGGTGTAGCGGTCATTACAGAGGGATTTGCTGACCGTGGCTACACAGCGGCTGGAACTTTGATTCCTCGAACACAGCCAGGAGCAGTTTTGACGGATCACGAAGCGGTCGTACGGCAAGCGCTTGACCTCGCATCGCGAGTCAATTCCATCTGTCTTCATGGCGACACCGAAGGCTGTGTCGATTTTGCCCAACGAATACGCACGGCATTGGAATCTGGGGGCTGGGAGATTCGGGCTTGA
- a CDS encoding allophanate hydrolase subunit 1, translating into MRVQRLGESAWIVSELGDQPAYVIAAALRTLRLDGIVDVVPSYATVGIYTDRRILTQQDVERFIEDAAEASHESVRQHSIPVCYELGIDLAEVASKLDTSAESVIHYHLSVSYLCYAVGFCPGFPFLGYLPENLRGLGRRPSPRTRIEPGSVAIANGQTGIYPLERPGGWWLLGRTPLTIVDVDDDYFPITAGDQVQFKRIDEAEFSRLQGERL; encoded by the coding sequence ATGCGGGTTCAGCGGTTGGGAGAGAGCGCATGGATCGTATCTGAACTTGGCGATCAACCAGCCTATGTGATTGCAGCGGCCTTGCGGACACTCCGGTTAGACGGCATCGTTGATGTTGTGCCTAGCTATGCAACGGTGGGCATCTACACCGACCGAAGGATACTCACGCAGCAGGATGTGGAGAGGTTTATCGAGGATGCAGCCGAGGCTTCGCATGAGTCCGTTCGGCAGCACTCTATTCCTGTCTGCTATGAACTTGGGATCGACCTTGCCGAAGTTGCGAGCAAGCTGGATACATCAGCCGAGTCGGTCATTCATTACCATTTGAGCGTTTCCTATCTGTGCTACGCCGTCGGCTTTTGTCCAGGGTTTCCGTTTCTCGGCTATCTGCCTGAGAATCTCCGAGGGTTAGGGCGGCGCCCCAGCCCACGAACGCGCATAGAACCTGGGAGTGTTGCGATTGCGAATGGGCAAACCGGCATTTACCCGCTGGAACGTCCCGGAGGATGGTGGTTGTTAGGACGCACTCCACTGACAATCGTTGATGTCGACGATGACTACTTTCCGATTACTGCCGGCGACCAAGTTCAGTTTAAGCGGATTGACGAGGCCGAGTTTTCCAGGCTGCAAGGAGAGCGCTTGTGA
- the dut gene encoding dUTP diphosphatase, whose protein sequence is MDKVPIPITLSPDAQLPAYETDGAAGMDLRCTEDFELQPMERKAVPTGLKVAIPIGFEGQVRPRSGLAIRLGLSMVNTPGTIDSDYRGEIKVLMINLGQEVVKVSKGERIAQLVICPVARAEWIVTEELEDTTRGVGGFGSTGTQ, encoded by the coding sequence ATGGACAAGGTCCCCATTCCGATCACGCTCAGCCCCGATGCCCAGCTTCCGGCCTACGAAACCGACGGCGCAGCAGGGATGGACCTTCGATGCACCGAGGATTTTGAGCTTCAGCCGATGGAGAGGAAGGCCGTCCCCACTGGTCTGAAAGTTGCAATCCCTATAGGATTCGAGGGGCAAGTCCGCCCGAGATCGGGCCTTGCCATTCGTCTTGGCTTGTCGATGGTGAACACTCCGGGAACTATAGACAGCGATTATCGCGGAGAAATTAAGGTTCTGATGATCAATTTGGGGCAAGAGGTCGTCAAAGTTTCCAAAGGTGAACGGATAGCCCAATTGGTGATCTGTCCAGTCGCACGTGCGGAGTGGATCGTGACCGAAGAGCTCGAAGACACAACAAGGGGTGTTGGCGGATTTGGCAGTACAGGAACCCAGTAA